A portion of the Lolium rigidum isolate FL_2022 chromosome 1, APGP_CSIRO_Lrig_0.1, whole genome shotgun sequence genome contains these proteins:
- the LOC124684881 gene encoding uncharacterized protein LOC124684881 isoform X2, with protein sequence MEMLFSSLFCDSASSENFSGHPDVERCPFLRNINGATTFSFSSALPVAARGGKGPIFEDGPGFESAFKLFHGQDGIVPLSGRSYVHDENRIETTNVKPEPALPFNPLAARAATISLSGFGPFGFNFFNGKGKKQNKKANNLDQSQKKPSKPDQNSMKKGGNPPSHESLSDEWLENGQCPLARSYRAMSGVLPLVAKALQPPAGMKLKCPPAIVAARAALARTTLVKSLRPQPLPSKMVAIALLGMAANVPLGVWREHTKKFSPQWFAAVHAAVPFIAMLRKSVNMPRTAMVFTIAASILGQTIGSRAERIRLKTLAAKSTADLAATNSAMYPNKNCGCSDSEGKAWDPLALKMPGSVSGSAPAPSPSLCF encoded by the exons ATGGAAATGCTCTTCAGCAGCCTCTTCTGTGATTCCGCATCGTCGGAGAACTTTTCTGGTCATCCGGATGTTGAGAGATGCCCATTCCTGAGGAACATCAATGGAGCTACAACCTTTTCATTTTCCTCTGCTTTGCCTGTAGCT GCTCGAGGAGGCAAGGGTCCGATCTTTGAGGATGGTCCAGGCTTTGAATCCGCATTCAAGCTTTTCCATGGACAGGATGGGATAGTTCCCCTCTCAGGAAGATCATATGTGCATGATGAGAACCGGATTGAAACCACCAATGTCAAGCCTGAACCTGCTCTGCCCTTTAATCCATTGGctgccagagccgccaccataagTCTATCAGGTTTTGGACCATTCGGTTTTAACTTCTTCAATGGCAAGGGGAAAAAGCAGAACAAGAAGGCCAACAATCTTGACCAGTCACAGAAGAAGCCCAGCAAGCCGGACCAGAATTCGATGAAA AAAGGAGGCAACCCACCGTCACACGAGTCGTTGAGCGATGAATGGCTAGAGAACGGGCAGTGCCCACTTGCTCGGTCTTACCGGGCAATGAGTGGTGTTTTGCCCCTTGTCGCCAAGGCTTTACAGCCACCCGCTGGTATGAAGCTGAAGTGCCCGCCTGCTATTGTTGCTGCACGGGCAGCCCTTGCTCGTACGACTCTTGTGAAGTCCCTACGTCCCCAACCTCTTCCTTCAAAGATGGTAGCAATCGCATTGCTCGGGATGGCAGCAAACGTTCCTCTGGGGGTGTGGCGGGAGCACACAAAGAAGTTCTCTCCTCAGTGGTTTGCAGCCGTCCACGCTGCTGTTCCATTCATCGCAATGCTGAGGAAGTCTGTCAACATGCCCAGGACCGCAATGGTATTCACCATAGCAGCCTCCATCCTTGGGCAGACTATCGGGTCAAGGGCCGAGCGCATCCGCCTGAAGACTCTGGCTGCAAAgagcaccgccgacctcgccgccACAAACTCTGCCATGTATCCAAACAAGAACTGCGGTTGCAGCGACAGTGAGGGCAAGGCGTGGGATCCTCTTGCGCTGAAGATGCCTGGCTCCGTTTCTGGCAGTGCTCCTGCACCATCCCCTAGCCTGTGTTTCTGA
- the LOC124684881 gene encoding uncharacterized protein LOC124684881 isoform X1, whose protein sequence is MEMLFSSLFCDSASSENFSGHPDVERCPFLRNINGATTFSFSSALPVAARGGKGPIFEDGPGFESAFKLFHGQDGIVPLSGRSYVHDENRIETTNVKPEPALPFNPLAARAATISLSGFGPFGFNFFNGKGKKQNKKANNLDQSQKKPSKPDQNSMKQKGGNPPSHESLSDEWLENGQCPLARSYRAMSGVLPLVAKALQPPAGMKLKCPPAIVAARAALARTTLVKSLRPQPLPSKMVAIALLGMAANVPLGVWREHTKKFSPQWFAAVHAAVPFIAMLRKSVNMPRTAMVFTIAASILGQTIGSRAERIRLKTLAAKSTADLAATNSAMYPNKNCGCSDSEGKAWDPLALKMPGSVSGSAPAPSPSLCF, encoded by the exons ATGGAAATGCTCTTCAGCAGCCTCTTCTGTGATTCCGCATCGTCGGAGAACTTTTCTGGTCATCCGGATGTTGAGAGATGCCCATTCCTGAGGAACATCAATGGAGCTACAACCTTTTCATTTTCCTCTGCTTTGCCTGTAGCT GCTCGAGGAGGCAAGGGTCCGATCTTTGAGGATGGTCCAGGCTTTGAATCCGCATTCAAGCTTTTCCATGGACAGGATGGGATAGTTCCCCTCTCAGGAAGATCATATGTGCATGATGAGAACCGGATTGAAACCACCAATGTCAAGCCTGAACCTGCTCTGCCCTTTAATCCATTGGctgccagagccgccaccataagTCTATCAGGTTTTGGACCATTCGGTTTTAACTTCTTCAATGGCAAGGGGAAAAAGCAGAACAAGAAGGCCAACAATCTTGACCAGTCACAGAAGAAGCCCAGCAAGCCGGACCAGAATTCGATGAAA CAGAAAGGAGGCAACCCACCGTCACACGAGTCGTTGAGCGATGAATGGCTAGAGAACGGGCAGTGCCCACTTGCTCGGTCTTACCGGGCAATGAGTGGTGTTTTGCCCCTTGTCGCCAAGGCTTTACAGCCACCCGCTGGTATGAAGCTGAAGTGCCCGCCTGCTATTGTTGCTGCACGGGCAGCCCTTGCTCGTACGACTCTTGTGAAGTCCCTACGTCCCCAACCTCTTCCTTCAAAGATGGTAGCAATCGCATTGCTCGGGATGGCAGCAAACGTTCCTCTGGGGGTGTGGCGGGAGCACACAAAGAAGTTCTCTCCTCAGTGGTTTGCAGCCGTCCACGCTGCTGTTCCATTCATCGCAATGCTGAGGAAGTCTGTCAACATGCCCAGGACCGCAATGGTATTCACCATAGCAGCCTCCATCCTTGGGCAGACTATCGGGTCAAGGGCCGAGCGCATCCGCCTGAAGACTCTGGCTGCAAAgagcaccgccgacctcgccgccACAAACTCTGCCATGTATCCAAACAAGAACTGCGGTTGCAGCGACAGTGAGGGCAAGGCGTGGGATCCTCTTGCGCTGAAGATGCCTGGCTCCGTTTCTGGCAGTGCTCCTGCACCATCCCCTAGCCTGTGTTTCTGA